From one Bacteroidota bacterium genomic stretch:
- a CDS encoding GIY-YIG nuclease family protein gives MKTIIKPYIIEQYFNEIPSELTNSSNKKKALLTWEWTKLFPDEAGTYLVFENDKLKYVGETGNIKGRIADLLNTKNHTLRRTLGETYFSNVKGYAMASSQKSFVPDIELQLNNFIKMNLTISWQTLEIGRKEFEEWVIEKHTDTVFYNKRKKKIH, from the coding sequence CAGTATTTTAACGAGATACCGAGTGAACTGACTAATAGTTCGAATAAAAAAAAGGCACTTTTAACATGGGAATGGACGAAATTATTTCCGGATGAAGCCGGAACCTATCTTGTATTTGAAAATGATAAATTAAAATATGTTGGGGAGACAGGTAATATTAAAGGCAGAATTGCTGATTTGTTAAATACAAAGAATCACACCTTAAGACGAACTTTGGGTGAGACTTATTTTTCAAATGTAAAAGGCTATGCAATGGCGAGTTCCCAAAAATCATTTGTACCTGATATTGAATTACAATTAAATAATTTTATCAAAATGAACTTGACAATTTCTTGGCAGACGTTGGAAATTGGGCGAAAAGAATTTGAAGAATGGGTGATTGAAAAGCACACAGATACCGTTTTTTATAATAAGCGTAAAAAGAAAATCCACTAA